Proteins from a single region of Microbacterium sp. zg-Y818:
- a CDS encoding NAD(P)H-hydrate epimerase — translation MSLTPAYTAAQVRAAEAPLLAAGEPLMDRAAAALATVLRRELTPGGRVLVLAGRGDNGGDALLAAAALAGEGVGVDVLQTADAAHDRGLGTALAAGARPVTLKQAGAADPAYDLVVDGIVGIGASADPSLRGGAREAVTQLLTAVRSGRSRVVAVDIPSGVQPDDGTVGDDVVLPAAVTVTFGAVKAGLIRGAGADLAGRVVLVDLGLDLPEEHAVAAGDVERFADIA, via the coding sequence ATGAGCCTGACGCCCGCCTACACCGCCGCCCAGGTGCGGGCGGCTGAGGCGCCGTTGCTGGCGGCGGGGGAGCCTCTGATGGACCGCGCCGCGGCGGCCCTGGCGACGGTGCTCCGCCGCGAGCTGACTCCCGGCGGCAGGGTGCTCGTGCTCGCCGGCCGTGGTGACAACGGCGGCGACGCGCTGCTGGCCGCCGCGGCGCTTGCTGGGGAGGGCGTCGGCGTCGACGTGCTGCAGACGGCGGATGCCGCCCACGACCGGGGCCTCGGCACCGCCCTGGCCGCAGGCGCCCGCCCGGTCACCCTGAAGCAGGCGGGTGCCGCCGACCCCGCCTACGACCTCGTCGTGGACGGCATCGTCGGCATCGGCGCCTCGGCGGACCCTTCGCTGCGTGGCGGCGCGCGCGAGGCCGTCACGCAGCTGCTGACCGCGGTGCGCTCGGGCCGCTCCCGCGTCGTGGCGGTCGACATCCCCAGCGGCGTGCAGCCCGACGACGGCACCGTCGGCGACGATGTGGTGCTGCCGGCGGCGGTCACCGTGACCTTCGGCGCGGTCAAGGCCGGGCTGATCCGGGGTGCCGGCGCCGACCTTGCCGGTCGCGTCGTGCTCGTCGACCTGGGCCTGGACCTGCCAGAGGAGCACGCCGTGGCGGCCGGCGACGTCGAGCGCTTCGCCGACATCGCCTGA
- a CDS encoding MerR family transcriptional regulator — MTADEAADGQPFLADLLFTDGLPQMDDEAGYRGAQAARAAGITYRQLDYWARTELVQPTVRGASGSGSQRLYGFRDILVLKLVKRLLDTGISLQQIRTAVDQLRAAGIRDLAGTTLMSDGASVYLCTSNDEVIDLVSRGQGVFGIAVGKVLREVESTLVDFDAQAPDSLDELAARRSKRTA, encoded by the coding sequence ATGACCGCTGACGAAGCGGCCGACGGGCAGCCGTTCCTCGCCGACCTCCTGTTCACCGACGGACTTCCGCAGATGGACGACGAAGCCGGCTATCGCGGGGCGCAGGCGGCGCGCGCCGCCGGCATCACGTACCGGCAGCTGGACTACTGGGCACGCACGGAACTCGTGCAGCCGACGGTTCGGGGAGCCTCGGGGTCGGGATCGCAGCGGCTGTACGGCTTCCGCGACATCCTCGTGCTCAAGCTCGTGAAGCGCCTGCTCGACACCGGCATCTCGCTGCAGCAGATCCGCACCGCGGTCGACCAGCTGCGCGCGGCCGGCATCCGCGACCTGGCAGGGACGACGCTGATGAGCGACGGTGCGTCGGTGTACCTGTGCACCTCGAACGACGAGGTCATCGACCTCGTGAGCCGCGGGCAGGGCGTCTTCGGCATCGCCGTGGGCAAGGTGCTGCGCGAGGTCGAGTCCACGCTGGTGGACTTCGACGCGCAGGCGCCGGACTCCCTCGACGAGCTCGCCGCTCGCCGCTCGAAGCGCACCGCCTGA
- a CDS encoding NAD(P)-dependent oxidoreductase — protein MSTIAWIGLGHMGAPMAAHLVSAGHTVRGVDPSPAAREAAAARGIQIADGLADALEGADACFTSLPGPDQVRAVYGGEGGVLAHAAPATLLLDTSTVDVGTSQWCHDEAAARGLSFVDSPISGGTAGAEAGTLSFLLGGHPDHVERARAIVDPMARTVIACGEATSGIAAKLANNMMLFISVLAMSEGSQLAEHLGLDPHVFWQVVDASSGQSWAQRTWYPVPGVVPTAAANHDFDATFSVDLARKDAALAVKAGEATGVHLPAARLALSQLDQLAEEGLGGKDCTLMARFASPDGTLRGWEGARP, from the coding sequence ATGTCCACCATCGCCTGGATCGGCCTCGGCCACATGGGTGCGCCCATGGCCGCCCACCTCGTGTCCGCCGGACACACCGTGCGGGGCGTCGACCCGTCGCCTGCCGCCCGCGAAGCGGCCGCCGCCCGCGGCATCCAGATCGCCGACGGCCTCGCCGACGCGCTCGAGGGCGCGGACGCCTGCTTCACCTCGCTCCCCGGGCCCGACCAGGTGCGCGCCGTGTACGGGGGAGAAGGCGGCGTGCTCGCGCACGCGGCACCCGCCACCTTGCTGCTGGACACGTCGACCGTCGACGTCGGCACGTCGCAGTGGTGCCACGACGAGGCCGCCGCGCGCGGACTCTCGTTCGTCGACAGCCCCATCTCGGGTGGCACGGCGGGCGCCGAGGCCGGCACGCTGTCGTTCCTCTTGGGTGGGCACCCTGATCACGTCGAGCGGGCGCGCGCGATCGTCGACCCGATGGCCCGCACGGTCATCGCCTGCGGCGAAGCCACGAGCGGCATCGCCGCCAAGCTCGCGAACAACATGATGCTGTTCATCAGCGTGCTGGCGATGTCGGAGGGGTCGCAGCTCGCCGAGCACCTGGGACTCGATCCGCACGTGTTCTGGCAGGTGGTGGATGCCTCGTCCGGCCAGTCGTGGGCGCAGCGCACCTGGTACCCGGTGCCGGGGGTCGTGCCGACGGCAGCCGCCAACCACGACTTCGATGCCACGTTCTCCGTCGATCTCGCCCGCAAGGACGCCGCGCTGGCGGTGAAGGCGGGAGAGGCCACGGGCGTGCATCTGCCGGCCGCGCGGCTCGCGCTGTCGCAGCTGGATCAGCTGGCCGAAGAGGGCCTGGGGGGCAAGGACTGCACGCTCATGGCCCGTTTCGCCTCACCCGACGGCACGCTGCGAGGCTGGGAAGGCGCGCGCCCGTAG
- a CDS encoding glutamine amidotransferase, translating to MKPFLLLATRAEDVPADEEYALFLRYTGLDERDLVRKRLEAEPLGEVDLDDYSGVFVGGGPFNASDPPEKKSAVQRRAEADFARLLDQVVPRDFPFLGACYGIGTLGSHQGAVIDGTYREPISVVTVQRTPEGAADPLLAGLPDEFAAFVGHKESIAVLPPSATLLATSPACPVQMFRVGRNVYATQFHPECDVEGISTRIRAYAKYGYFAPDELDLTLEAVRRLPVTHTGGILRAFVERYAR from the coding sequence ATGAAGCCCTTCCTGCTGCTGGCGACCCGCGCCGAAGACGTGCCCGCCGACGAGGAGTACGCGCTGTTCCTGCGCTACACCGGGCTGGACGAGCGGGATCTCGTGCGCAAGCGGCTCGAAGCGGAGCCGCTGGGCGAGGTGGACCTCGATGACTACTCGGGCGTCTTCGTCGGCGGCGGACCGTTCAACGCCTCGGACCCGCCGGAGAAGAAGTCCGCCGTGCAGCGGCGCGCCGAGGCCGATTTCGCGCGTCTGCTCGACCAGGTGGTGCCGCGGGACTTCCCGTTTCTCGGCGCCTGCTACGGCATCGGCACCCTGGGCTCGCACCAGGGCGCGGTGATCGACGGCACCTATCGCGAGCCGATCAGCGTCGTCACCGTGCAGCGCACGCCCGAAGGCGCCGCCGACCCGCTGCTGGCCGGCCTGCCGGACGAGTTCGCGGCATTCGTCGGCCACAAGGAGTCGATCGCCGTCCTTCCGCCGTCGGCGACGCTGCTGGCGACGTCGCCGGCCTGCCCCGTGCAGATGTTCCGCGTCGGCCGGAACGTCTACGCCACGCAGTTCCATCCGGAGTGCGACGTCGAGGGGATCTCCACCCGCATCCGCGCCTACGCGAAGTACGGATACTTCGCCCCGGACGAACTGGACCTGACGCTCGAGGCGGTGCGCCGGCTGCCGGTGACGCACACCGGTGGCATCCTGCGCGCGTTCGTCGAGCGCTACGCCCGCTGA
- a CDS encoding copper resistance CopC family protein, with amino-acid sequence MPSPTRTPRRALLGTLTAALGLSLAGVLATAAPAAAHDELIASDPADGSTVAALPPELTLTFSAGVLDEPTATLVEVTDAAGTDLTDGDPVVDGTVVTQSLEGDAAGEVTVTWKVTSSDGHPIDGQFRFEITAAGAPTPTPEAVTAPPATAEPTADEITAPATESATPTPAADDDAASVLPWALGGIVLLAAIAAVAYLLGSRARRRRTDGAAGGPQERPADED; translated from the coding sequence ATGCCCTCCCCCACCCGCACCCCCCGCCGAGCCCTTCTGGGCACCCTCACCGCCGCCCTGGGATTGAGCCTGGCCGGTGTGCTTGCGACAGCGGCCCCCGCCGCCGCGCACGACGAGCTGATCGCGTCGGATCCCGCCGACGGGAGCACGGTCGCCGCGCTGCCGCCCGAATTGACGCTCACGTTCTCGGCCGGTGTCCTCGACGAGCCCACCGCGACGCTGGTGGAGGTGACGGATGCCGCCGGCACCGACCTCACCGACGGCGATCCGGTCGTCGACGGCACCGTCGTCACCCAGTCGCTCGAGGGCGACGCGGCCGGTGAGGTCACCGTCACCTGGAAGGTGACCTCCAGTGACGGCCACCCCATCGACGGTCAATTCCGCTTCGAGATCACGGCAGCCGGCGCGCCGACGCCTACCCCGGAGGCAGTCACCGCACCCCCCGCCACCGCCGAGCCGACCGCGGACGAGATCACCGCGCCGGCTACGGAGTCGGCAACGCCCACCCCCGCAGCTGACGACGATGCCGCCTCGGTGCTGCCCTGGGCGCTCGGAGGAATCGTGCTGCTGGCCGCCATCGCCGCCGTGGCGTACCTGCTCGGCTCCCGCGCCCGACGCCGGCGCACCGACGGGGCTGCGGGCGGCCCCCAGGAACGCCCGGCCGACGAGGACTAG
- a CDS encoding YihY/virulence factor BrkB family protein has protein sequence MSEPNAVQKVIAWALSKKPVRALLLYVEHRGPVLADSVTYRTLFSVFAGVLLGFSMAGLWLAGNPAAYDALISAVNNTIPGIVGEGGIIEDPRSVSVNTGFTVAGVISLIGLIGAAIGAVGTLRAAMRMIADRVTEDLMIVWVLLRNLALAIGIGLGLAASAAITFLGTAGLAIVADWLGVSSSSTLLEIGGRVLTIVVVFVLDTVIVAVSFRVLSGLRPSARALWSGALLGGFGLTVLQVLSGLFVGGASANPLLATFASLIALLLWFNLSAQVMLIASAYIVTGVEEESDRVRARYGAKTFTQRRVRRAENAVMVASGELTAARDAEAEERKKAAEKEAEDARQKADA, from the coding sequence ATGAGCGAACCGAACGCCGTGCAGAAGGTCATCGCCTGGGCGCTGTCGAAGAAGCCCGTGCGCGCCCTGCTGCTCTACGTCGAGCACCGCGGCCCGGTCCTGGCCGACAGCGTCACGTACCGCACGCTGTTCAGCGTCTTCGCGGGCGTGCTGCTCGGGTTCTCGATGGCCGGGCTCTGGTTGGCGGGTAACCCCGCCGCCTACGATGCGCTGATCTCCGCCGTGAACAACACGATCCCCGGCATCGTCGGGGAGGGGGGGATCATCGAGGATCCGCGATCGGTCTCGGTCAACACCGGCTTCACCGTCGCCGGCGTGATCTCCCTCATCGGTCTCATCGGCGCCGCCATCGGCGCGGTCGGCACGCTCCGCGCCGCCATGCGGATGATCGCTGACCGGGTCACCGAAGACCTCATGATCGTGTGGGTGCTGCTGCGCAACCTCGCCCTGGCTATCGGCATCGGGCTGGGGCTCGCGGCGTCCGCTGCGATCACCTTCCTCGGCACTGCCGGACTCGCGATCGTCGCCGACTGGCTCGGCGTCTCCTCGTCGTCGACGCTGCTCGAGATCGGCGGGCGGGTGCTCACGATCGTCGTCGTCTTCGTTCTCGACACCGTCATCGTCGCCGTCTCGTTCCGGGTGCTGTCGGGGCTGCGCCCCTCGGCCCGGGCACTGTGGAGCGGCGCCCTGCTGGGCGGCTTCGGGCTGACCGTGCTGCAGGTGCTGTCCGGGCTGTTCGTCGGCGGCGCCTCGGCCAACCCCCTGCTGGCGACGTTCGCCTCGCTCATCGCGCTGCTGCTCTGGTTCAACCTGTCGGCCCAGGTGATGCTGATCGCGAGCGCCTATATCGTCACCGGCGTGGAGGAGGAGAGCGACCGCGTCCGCGCCCGATACGGGGCGAAGACCTTCACGCAGCGTCGCGTCCGCCGCGCCGAGAACGCCGTCATGGTCGCCTCCGGTGAGCTGACGGCCGCACGCGATGCCGAAGCCGAAGAGCGCAAGAAGGCGGCGGAGAAGGAAGCCGAAGACGCCCGCCAGAAGGCGGACGCATGA
- the lpdA gene encoding dihydrolipoyl dehydrogenase — MPHYDVVILGAGPGGYVAAVRSAQLGLSVAIIEEKYWGGVCLNVGCIPSKALLRNADLAHTFLHKADLFGISGDVHFDFGTAWDRSRKVADTHVKGIHYLMKKNKVTEYEGRGTFADAHTIDVAKADGSTERVTFDNAIIATGSRVRLLPGVELSKNVVTYEEQILSRDLPGSIVIVGAGAIGMEFAFVLSNFGVKVTIIEFLDRALPNEDTEVSKEIQRQYKKYGIDILTSTKVESVTDDGSKVTVAYTANADGTPGSIEADRVMMSIGFAANVEGFGLENTGVKLTDRGAIEIDDYMRTNVEGIYAIGDVTAKLQLAHVAEAQGVVAAETIAKAETQTLGDYRMMPRATFCSPQVASFGLTEQQARDAGYDVKVAKFPFSANGKANGLGEPIGFVKLIADAEHLELLGGHLIGPDVSELLPELTLAQKWDLTALEAARNVHTHPTLSEALQEAFHGLAGHMINI, encoded by the coding sequence ATGCCTCACTACGACGTCGTCATCCTCGGCGCGGGCCCCGGCGGGTATGTCGCAGCGGTCCGCAGCGCACAGCTCGGCCTGTCCGTCGCGATCATCGAAGAGAAGTACTGGGGCGGTGTGTGCCTCAACGTGGGCTGCATCCCCTCCAAGGCTCTCCTGCGAAACGCCGACCTCGCCCACACCTTCCTCCACAAGGCCGACCTGTTCGGCATCTCGGGGGATGTGCACTTCGACTTCGGCACCGCGTGGGATCGCAGCCGCAAGGTCGCGGACACCCACGTCAAGGGCATCCACTACCTGATGAAGAAGAACAAGGTCACCGAGTACGAGGGTCGCGGTACCTTCGCGGACGCCCACACGATCGACGTGGCCAAGGCCGACGGCTCGACCGAGCGCGTGACGTTCGACAACGCGATCATCGCGACCGGCTCCCGGGTGCGACTGCTGCCCGGCGTGGAGCTGAGCAAGAACGTGGTGACCTACGAGGAGCAGATCCTCTCCCGCGACCTGCCCGGTTCCATCGTCATCGTCGGCGCCGGCGCGATCGGCATGGAGTTCGCCTTCGTGCTGAGCAACTTCGGCGTGAAGGTCACGATCATCGAGTTCCTCGACCGGGCGCTGCCCAACGAGGACACCGAGGTCTCGAAGGAGATCCAGCGACAGTACAAGAAGTACGGCATCGACATCCTCACCTCCACCAAGGTGGAGTCGGTCACCGACGACGGCTCGAAGGTCACCGTCGCGTACACCGCCAACGCCGATGGCACCCCCGGTTCCATCGAGGCCGACAGGGTCATGATGTCGATCGGCTTCGCCGCCAACGTCGAGGGCTTCGGCCTGGAGAACACCGGCGTCAAGTTGACCGACCGTGGCGCCATCGAGATCGACGACTACATGCGCACCAACGTCGAGGGCATCTACGCCATCGGCGACGTGACCGCGAAGCTGCAGCTGGCCCACGTGGCCGAGGCGCAGGGCGTCGTCGCCGCCGAGACCATCGCCAAGGCCGAGACCCAGACGCTCGGCGACTACCGCATGATGCCGCGGGCGACCTTCTGCTCGCCGCAGGTGGCGTCGTTCGGCCTCACCGAGCAGCAGGCGCGCGACGCCGGCTACGACGTCAAGGTCGCGAAGTTCCCCTTCAGCGCCAACGGCAAGGCCAACGGCCTGGGCGAGCCCATCGGCTTCGTCAAGCTCATCGCGGATGCCGAGCACCTCGAGCTGCTGGGTGGACACCTCATCGGACCCGACGTGTCGGAGCTGCTGCCCGAGCTGACCCTCGCGCAGAAGTGGGACCTCACCGCTCTCGAGGCTGCCCGCAACGTCCACACGCACCCGACGCTGTCCGAGGCCCTGCAGGAGGCCTTCCACGGCCTCGCCGGGCACATGATCAACATCTGA
- a CDS encoding CYTH domain-containing protein codes for MAGKPDRPTADDEPQRSLEVERKYDVDDTVAVPDWTALPGVAAVGEAERRDLDARYLDTAEGHLARAGVAVRRRSGGPDAGWHIKISTPEGKHEWAWPLGEEPAADLLELPVPSSVVDALSQWAEPPFTALARIRNARVAYALTDAAGGLVAEFVDDHVTARDERHGTESSWREWELELGPAAPADPQQRAALFAAADALVAEAGGRPAASGSKLARALGF; via the coding sequence GTGGCAGGCAAGCCCGACCGCCCCACCGCCGACGACGAGCCGCAGCGCTCGCTCGAGGTGGAGCGCAAGTACGACGTCGACGACACCGTGGCCGTGCCCGATTGGACGGCACTGCCCGGCGTCGCCGCCGTCGGCGAGGCCGAGCGTCGGGACCTCGACGCCCGCTATCTCGACACCGCCGAGGGACATCTCGCCCGAGCGGGCGTCGCGGTGCGGCGCCGCTCGGGGGGACCCGATGCCGGCTGGCACATCAAGATCTCCACGCCCGAGGGAAAGCACGAGTGGGCGTGGCCCCTCGGCGAGGAACCCGCCGCCGACCTGCTCGAGCTGCCGGTGCCCTCGAGCGTGGTCGATGCTCTCTCGCAGTGGGCGGAGCCCCCGTTCACGGCGCTCGCGCGGATCCGCAACGCGCGCGTGGCGTATGCCCTGACGGATGCCGCGGGGGGACTCGTCGCGGAGTTCGTCGACGACCACGTGACCGCGCGCGACGAGCGCCACGGCACGGAATCATCCTGGCGGGAGTGGGAGCTGGAACTCGGCCCCGCGGCCCCCGCCGACCCGCAGCAGCGGGCGGCGCTCTTCGCCGCCGCCGACGCCCTCGTGGCCGAGGCGGGCGGGCGCCCCGCGGCATCCGGTTCGAAACTCGCGCGGGCGCTCGGCTTCTGA
- a CDS encoding FHA domain-containing protein has translation MDENDRREHGNIHRNAADASTPAGGSDTTQTFGHDSDLSFVPFGSELTEAELEAIASLPSRSALLMVRSGPTAGARYLLDSDVATIGRHPEADIFFDDVTVSRRHAEITRTGLTFEIVDQRSLNGTYVNGERVDRAILTDGAEVRIGKFRLNFFIAPVDRAASA, from the coding sequence GTGGACGAGAACGACCGTCGAGAGCACGGAAACATCCACCGCAATGCGGCGGATGCGAGCACCCCTGCGGGCGGGTCGGATACGACGCAGACCTTCGGTCACGACTCGGACCTGTCCTTCGTGCCGTTCGGCAGCGAACTGACCGAGGCAGAGCTCGAGGCGATCGCCTCGCTGCCGTCGAGGTCGGCGCTGCTCATGGTCCGCTCCGGCCCCACGGCAGGCGCGCGGTACCTGCTCGACAGCGACGTCGCCACGATCGGCCGCCACCCCGAAGCGGACATCTTCTTCGATGACGTGACCGTCTCGCGCCGTCACGCCGAGATCACACGCACCGGACTCACGTTCGAGATCGTCGACCAGCGGTCGCTGAACGGCACCTACGTCAACGGCGAGCGGGTGGACCGCGCCATCCTCACCGACGGCGCCGAGGTGCGCATCGGCAAGTTCCGGCTCAACTTCTTCATCGCACCGGTCGACCGCGCGGCGAGCGCTTGA
- a CDS encoding response regulator: protein MAIARMHGGPLDGQVLPLDDPDMDRLILPYSETQVVYEREGAPENTGDDDGPTEAVFRFVESQDDIDPDPDDHPDLP from the coding sequence ATGGCTATTGCACGTATGCACGGAGGTCCGCTCGACGGACAGGTTCTTCCCCTCGACGACCCGGACATGGACCGGCTGATCCTGCCCTACAGCGAGACGCAGGTCGTCTACGAGCGGGAAGGTGCTCCGGAGAACACCGGTGACGACGACGGGCCCACCGAGGCGGTCTTCCGCTTCGTCGAGTCGCAGGACGACATCGACCCCGACCCCGACGACCACCCCGACCTGCCGTAG
- a CDS encoding glycogen/starch/alpha-glucan phosphorylase, producing MAPPAPTVDGFVQEFLQNLNLERGVTLSASTANDRYVALATTVRDYLVARWLEDRRAQRESHAKTVCYLSAEYLLGRQLDNNLLAADLTDVATEALAACGIDIDELRAIEVEPGLGNGGLGRLAACFIDSLATMGVPNVGYGIRYEYGIFRQTFVDGQQVEQPDAWLALGSPWEFPHPEAAQTVSFGGRTETYDDGGVTRTRWIPDWSVRAVPYNYMVPGYHNGRVNTLRLWSAVATDAFDLRIFNAGDYEEAVRAQTYAENISKVLYPEDSTPQGKQLRLQQQYFFVAASIADILDDLGDADLRTLPDRVAFQLNDTHPVIAVPELMRVLVDERGMDWDAAWEITQQCFGYTCHTLLPEALETWPVDLLGRLLPRHLEIIFHINADFLAAVREAYPDDEMRVRDMSIIAEFPQRSVRMAYLATVAASKVNGVAELHSQLLRDTVLHDFNEFFPGKFTNVTNGVTPRRFLRLANPELSSLITAAIGDGWVTDLDRLRELEPFAEDAEFRAAFADVKAANKRRLHEVLRARDGFEISDGHMLDVMVKRLHEYKRQTLKLLHVVTLYEGVLSGRLDVSALQPRTVIFGAKAAPGYAMAKRIIHLINAVGSVVNTDSRLEGRLQVLFPPNYNVTLAERVIPAADLSEQISLAGKEASGTGNMKFALNGALTIGTDDGANIEIRELVGDENFFLFGMSEPEVEALAVAGYRPSEYYQSDDDLRRAIDLIASGAFSGGDPSVFEPIVSNLLYDDRFMVLADYRSYIDAQARVDAAYADRDAWTRSAILNVARTGFFSSDRSMREYIDRIWHVPAVD from the coding sequence GTGGCTCCGCCCGCGCCGACGGTCGATGGATTCGTGCAGGAGTTCCTGCAGAACCTCAACCTCGAGCGAGGGGTGACGCTGTCGGCATCCACCGCCAACGACCGCTACGTCGCCCTTGCCACCACCGTGCGGGACTATCTCGTCGCCCGGTGGTTGGAAGACCGGCGGGCTCAGCGCGAGTCGCACGCGAAGACCGTCTGCTACCTCTCAGCCGAGTACCTGCTGGGGCGCCAGCTCGACAACAACCTGCTCGCCGCAGACCTGACCGACGTCGCGACCGAGGCGCTGGCCGCGTGCGGAATCGACATCGACGAGCTCCGCGCGATCGAGGTCGAACCGGGGCTCGGCAACGGCGGCCTGGGGCGGCTTGCGGCGTGCTTCATCGACTCGCTCGCCACGATGGGCGTGCCCAACGTCGGCTACGGCATCCGCTACGAATACGGCATCTTCCGCCAGACGTTCGTCGACGGCCAGCAGGTCGAGCAGCCCGACGCCTGGCTCGCGCTCGGCTCGCCGTGGGAGTTCCCCCACCCCGAAGCGGCCCAGACGGTCTCGTTCGGCGGTCGCACCGAGACCTATGACGACGGCGGCGTCACCCGCACCCGCTGGATCCCGGACTGGAGCGTCCGGGCCGTGCCGTACAACTACATGGTGCCGGGCTACCACAACGGGCGCGTCAACACCCTGCGGCTGTGGTCCGCCGTGGCGACCGATGCCTTCGACCTGCGCATCTTCAACGCCGGCGACTACGAAGAGGCCGTGCGCGCGCAGACCTACGCCGAGAACATCTCCAAGGTCCTCTACCCCGAGGACTCCACGCCCCAGGGCAAGCAGCTGCGGCTGCAGCAGCAGTACTTCTTCGTCGCGGCATCCATCGCCGACATCCTCGACGACCTCGGCGACGCCGACCTTCGGACCCTCCCCGACCGGGTCGCCTTCCAGCTCAACGACACCCACCCCGTCATCGCCGTGCCCGAGCTCATGCGGGTACTCGTCGACGAGCGGGGCATGGACTGGGACGCCGCGTGGGAGATCACGCAGCAGTGCTTCGGCTACACCTGTCACACGCTCTTGCCCGAGGCTCTCGAGACCTGGCCGGTGGACCTGCTGGGGCGGCTGCTGCCGCGCCATCTGGAGATCATCTTCCACATCAACGCCGACTTCCTCGCCGCGGTGCGCGAGGCGTACCCGGACGACGAGATGCGCGTGCGCGACATGTCGATCATCGCGGAGTTCCCCCAGCGCTCGGTGCGGATGGCGTATCTGGCGACCGTCGCCGCCTCGAAGGTCAACGGCGTGGCCGAGCTGCACTCGCAGCTGCTGCGCGACACGGTGCTGCACGACTTCAATGAGTTCTTCCCCGGCAAGTTCACCAACGTCACCAACGGCGTGACGCCCCGCCGCTTCCTGAGGCTGGCCAACCCCGAACTGTCGTCCCTCATCACCGCGGCCATCGGCGACGGGTGGGTCACCGACCTCGATCGCCTGCGCGAACTCGAGCCGTTCGCCGAGGATGCCGAATTCCGTGCCGCCTTCGCCGACGTCAAGGCGGCGAACAAGCGCCGGTTGCACGAGGTGCTGCGCGCCCGCGACGGGTTCGAGATCAGCGACGGCCACATGCTCGATGTCATGGTCAAGCGTCTGCACGAGTACAAGCGGCAGACGCTCAAGCTCCTGCACGTCGTGACGCTCTACGAGGGCGTCCTCTCCGGCCGCCTGGACGTCTCCGCCCTGCAGCCGCGCACGGTGATCTTCGGTGCCAAGGCGGCGCCGGGCTACGCGATGGCCAAGCGCATCATCCACCTCATCAACGCCGTCGGATCGGTCGTGAACACGGATTCGCGTCTGGAGGGTCGACTGCAGGTGCTCTTCCCGCCGAACTACAACGTCACCCTCGCCGAGCGCGTGATCCCCGCCGCCGACCTCTCCGAGCAGATCTCGCTCGCGGGCAAGGAGGCCTCGGGCACCGGCAACATGAAGTTCGCCCTCAACGGAGCGCTCACGATCGGCACCGACGACGGCGCGAACATCGAGATCCGCGAGCTCGTCGGCGATGAGAACTTCTTCCTCTTCGGCATGAGCGAGCCCGAGGTCGAAGCGCTCGCTGTCGCCGGCTACCGGCCGAGCGAGTACTACCAGAGCGACGACGACCTGCGCCGTGCGATCGATCTCATCGCATCCGGCGCGTTCTCGGGCGGTGACCCGTCGGTGTTCGAGCCGATCGTGTCGAACCTGCTCTACGACGACCGCTTCATGGTGCTGGCCGACTACCGGTCGTACATCGACGCGCAGGCGCGGGTGGATGCCGCGTACGCCGACCGCGACGCGTGGACCCGGTCGGCGATCCTCAACGTCGCCCGCACGGGGTTCTTCTCCTCGGACCGGTCGATGCGCGAGTACATCGACCGCATCTGGCACGTCCCCGCGGTCGACTGA
- a CDS encoding MerR family transcriptional regulator — MAQASPRGRSAPAGYLSIGQVLARLSPEFPSLTSSKLRFLEVQGIVAPTRTESGYRKFSPGDLERLRLALSLQRDHYMPLQRIREVLDERDAGHDLGALMPPSITATPRRYRRDELIAAAGAEAGLLGDAITAGLLAGADSYDERALTLLRALAGLAEHGIQPRHLRSLRQNAERDVALVETALAPMLRRSDTNARARAGELAPELVRRLDELRVAFVQTALERITP; from the coding sequence ATGGCTCAGGCCTCACCCCGCGGACGCTCAGCGCCCGCGGGATATCTCAGCATCGGGCAGGTACTGGCCCGGCTGTCACCTGAATTCCCCTCCCTCACCAGCAGCAAGCTGCGCTTCCTCGAGGTGCAGGGGATCGTCGCGCCCACGCGCACAGAGTCGGGCTACCGCAAGTTCTCCCCGGGCGACCTCGAGCGGCTGCGGCTGGCCCTGTCGCTCCAGCGTGACCACTACATGCCGCTGCAGCGCATCCGCGAAGTGCTCGACGAGCGCGACGCGGGTCACGACCTCGGCGCGCTCATGCCGCCGTCGATCACGGCCACCCCGCGCCGATACCGGCGAGACGAGCTCATCGCCGCCGCCGGCGCCGAGGCCGGGCTGCTCGGCGACGCGATCACCGCGGGTCTGCTGGCCGGTGCAGACAGCTACGACGAGCGCGCGCTGACGCTGCTGCGCGCGCTGGCCGGGCTGGCAGAACACGGCATCCAGCCCCGCCACCTGCGCTCGCTGCGCCAGAACGCCGAGCGCGATGTCGCCCTGGTCGAGACGGCGCTGGCACCCATGCTGCGTCGCAGCGACACCAACGCCCGCGCCCGTGCGGGTGAGCTGGCACCCGAACTCGTGCGCCGGCTGGACGAGCTGCGTGTCGCTTTCGTGCAGACGGCGCTCGAGAGAATCACGCCGTAG